A single region of the Streptomyces sp. NBC_01262 genome encodes:
- a CDS encoding NAD(P)/FAD-dependent oxidoreductase, with the protein MNATAAQQHEVLVLGAGYAGLSAAIQLAARTRKRGNLRVTLVNPYDTFTERLRLHMTATGQETAEMNIPELLDGTGAGFVRGWVTAVDAETKTVRIDDDRVLRYDTLVYGLGSIANTVAVPGVDDHAYTLNSPQDAAVLADRLTRLDGGTVVVGGSGLTGVEAAAEIAERYPELDVVLLGRQEPGASMHPKAKAYIDEALARLGVRVRSGVEVAKVLPDSIELADGSSIPVGAVLWTSGTRVSPLAAAAGLTVDERGRVVTDSALRSVSHPDVYAVGDAAAIRQGYGVMHGTCQGGMPTGVHAALSILRVLAGKEPKPFRFGYYHTPVSLGRNDAVVQFTHPDDSPRRIVLTGKRAAKYKETVTAAPWPTFARMKKMPASGAFWPHGGRYTRIRSAK; encoded by the coding sequence ATGAACGCGACAGCAGCGCAGCAGCACGAGGTCCTGGTCCTGGGCGCCGGCTACGCCGGGCTCTCCGCCGCGATCCAGCTCGCGGCCCGCACCAGGAAACGCGGAAACCTGCGAGTGACACTGGTCAACCCCTACGACACCTTCACCGAGCGGCTCCGACTGCACATGACCGCCACCGGTCAGGAGACGGCCGAGATGAACATCCCGGAGCTGCTGGACGGCACCGGCGCCGGCTTCGTCCGTGGCTGGGTCACCGCCGTGGACGCCGAGACGAAGACCGTCCGGATCGACGACGACCGGGTCCTGCGCTACGACACCCTGGTCTACGGCCTGGGCAGCATCGCGAACACCGTTGCCGTCCCCGGCGTGGACGACCACGCCTACACCCTCAACAGCCCGCAGGACGCCGCCGTCCTCGCCGACCGGCTGACCCGGCTCGACGGTGGGACCGTCGTGGTCGGCGGCAGCGGCCTCACCGGCGTCGAGGCCGCCGCGGAGATCGCCGAGCGGTACCCGGAGCTCGATGTGGTGCTGCTGGGCCGGCAGGAGCCGGGCGCGAGCATGCACCCGAAGGCCAAGGCCTACATCGACGAGGCGCTCGCCCGGCTCGGCGTGCGGGTGCGCAGCGGCGTCGAGGTGGCCAAGGTGCTGCCGGACAGTATCGAGCTCGCGGACGGCTCCAGCATCCCGGTGGGCGCGGTGCTGTGGACCAGCGGCACCCGTGTCTCGCCGCTGGCGGCCGCCGCGGGCCTGACCGTCGACGAGCGCGGCCGTGTGGTCACCGACAGCGCGCTGCGCTCGGTCTCCCACCCGGACGTCTATGCCGTGGGCGATGCGGCGGCGATCCGTCAGGGCTACGGCGTGATGCACGGGACCTGTCAGGGGGGTATGCCGACCGGCGTGCACGCCGCCCTCTCGATCCTGCGGGTGCTGGCCGGCAAGGAGCCCAAGCCCTTCCGTTTCGGCTACTACCACACACCTGTCAGCCTGGGCCGGAACGACGCCGTCGTGCAGTTCACCCACCCCGACGACAGCCCGCGCCGGATCGTGCTGACCGGCAAGCGAGCCGCAAAGTACAAGGAGACGGTCACCGCCGCGCCGTGGCCGACCTTCGCCCGCATGAAGAAGATGCCCGCCTCGGGCGCGTTCTGGCCGCACGGCGGCCGCTACACCCGGATTCGGAGCGCCAAGTGA
- a CDS encoding RNA polymerase sigma-70 factor, producing MTQPQQAGPDQLAFQQYRTLLFSVTYRILGTAADAEDVVQDAWLKWSAADRSQVADPKAYLTRIVSNLAMERLRSTRHQRETYVGPWLPEPILTGPDTADGVATADSVSMALLVVLETLSPLERAVFVLKEVFAFSYAEIAEAVERSEAAVRQAAHRAREHVQARRPRFTADRARQRDVTERFFAATAGGDINTLMELLSPDVTLWTDGGGKVRQALKPVVGLETVARWFAALGTVTYQGIEPGQMRAELTWINGGPGVIFRGPDRVVATLTFDFDPEGRISTIHNVANPDKLHAVADGTRHELS from the coding sequence GTGACCCAGCCGCAGCAGGCCGGCCCCGACCAGCTTGCCTTCCAGCAGTACCGCACCCTGCTCTTCTCCGTCACCTACCGCATCCTCGGCACCGCCGCCGATGCCGAGGACGTGGTCCAGGACGCCTGGCTCAAGTGGTCGGCGGCCGACCGTTCCCAGGTCGCCGACCCCAAGGCCTACCTGACCCGGATCGTCTCCAACCTGGCGATGGAGCGGCTTCGTTCGACTCGCCACCAGCGCGAGACCTACGTCGGGCCATGGCTCCCCGAGCCGATCCTCACCGGCCCGGACACAGCTGACGGCGTTGCCACGGCGGACTCGGTCTCCATGGCTCTGCTGGTTGTGCTGGAGACGCTGAGTCCCCTGGAGCGCGCGGTCTTCGTGCTGAAGGAGGTCTTCGCCTTCAGCTATGCGGAGATCGCGGAGGCGGTGGAACGCTCGGAGGCGGCGGTCCGGCAGGCCGCGCACCGCGCCCGCGAGCACGTCCAGGCCCGCCGGCCCCGTTTCACCGCGGACCGCGCCCGCCAACGCGACGTCACCGAGCGCTTCTTCGCGGCGACGGCGGGCGGCGACATCAACACCCTCATGGAGCTGCTCTCCCCGGACGTGACCCTGTGGACCGATGGCGGCGGCAAGGTTCGCCAGGCCCTCAAGCCGGTCGTCGGCCTGGAGACCGTGGCCCGTTGGTTCGCCGCGCTCGGCACCGTGACCTACCAGGGCATCGAGCCCGGGCAGATGCGGGCAGAGCTCACCTGGATCAACGGCGGCCCGGGCGTGATCTTCCGCGGCCCGGACCGCGTGGTCGCCACGCTGACCTTCGACTTCGATCCGGAAGGCCGCATCTCGACCATCCACAACGTGGCCAATCCCGACAAGCTCCACGCAGTCGCCGACGGAACTCGGCACGAACTCTCCTGA
- a CDS encoding ester cyclase yields MERRSMLKGGAAAAFGALAITAVTSGESLAQAAQQYPGLLPDPATTPVPNPPYPHNLTRVERKHLETFDELDFEVFTHADWARLGESHAQNVRVHWPDGHYTDGIDKHIEDLAALFVWAPDTRILSHPLRVAKNELTAVTGVMQGTFTRPMPDGNGGFIQPTGKKYAINMATVGLWNRRGTMDEEFLFWDNQTFYSQIGLG; encoded by the coding sequence ATGGAGCGTCGTTCCATGCTCAAGGGTGGAGCCGCCGCCGCGTTCGGCGCGCTCGCCATCACCGCTGTCACGAGCGGGGAAAGTCTGGCGCAGGCGGCCCAGCAGTACCCGGGCCTGCTCCCGGACCCGGCGACCACGCCGGTGCCGAACCCGCCCTACCCGCACAACCTGACCCGTGTCGAGCGCAAGCACCTGGAGACCTTCGACGAGCTCGACTTCGAGGTGTTCACCCACGCCGACTGGGCCCGCCTGGGCGAGAGCCACGCGCAGAACGTGCGCGTGCACTGGCCCGACGGGCACTACACCGACGGCATCGACAAGCACATCGAGGACCTCGCCGCCCTGTTCGTGTGGGCGCCCGACACGCGGATCCTGTCGCATCCGCTCCGGGTGGCCAAGAACGAACTGACCGCGGTCACCGGCGTGATGCAGGGCACCTTCACCCGCCCCATGCCGGACGGTAACGGCGGCTTCATCCAGCCGACCGGCAAGAAGTACGCCATCAACATGGCCACGGTCGGCCTCTGGAACCGCCGGGGCACCATGGACGAGGAGTTCCTGTTCTGGGACAACCAGACCTTCTACAGCCAGATCGGCCTCGGCTGA
- a CDS encoding luciferase domain-containing protein, with protein MLTRTHTTGPEQAFLVPQVREFAHLHPGHDGSLHIALPLGLAADAIRHGWAVAHPFAGIRLTAGMVLVYGPRDERELDIVTAIVSTSHAWATGEFTLPAA; from the coding sequence ATGCTCACCAGGACGCATACCACTGGGCCCGAGCAGGCCTTTCTCGTGCCGCAGGTCCGGGAGTTCGCCCATCTGCACCCCGGACACGACGGTTCGCTCCACATCGCGCTGCCGCTCGGCCTGGCAGCCGACGCGATCCGGCACGGCTGGGCCGTGGCCCATCCGTTCGCCGGGATCAGGCTCACTGCGGGCATGGTGCTGGTCTACGGACCTCGTGACGAGCGTGAGCTCGACATCGTCACCGCGATCGTGAGCACCAGCCACGCCTGGGCCACGGGGGAGTTCACTCTCCCCGCCGCCTGA
- a CDS encoding alpha/beta hydrolase, whose protein sequence is MTTDADIPNPPFGPPTAVTRGDAVAPLVVLLHGRGSRETEIIALADALPPELSYAALRAPLTEGPGFAWFANRGIGRPVPESLRATMAWFNAWLDEIAPPGRPVLLVGFSGGAAFAGGLVLDNPERFAGAAILYGTLPFDAGVPTTAARLAGVPVFVAQGEHDHVIPRELLDRTWHYLTEESGAPTVARRDPVGHGIATGALAGLAGWLAERADHLAPG, encoded by the coding sequence ATGACCACTGACGCCGACATACCGAACCCTCCTTTCGGGCCGCCGACCGCGGTGACCCGGGGCGACGCGGTCGCTCCGCTGGTCGTGCTGCTGCACGGCCGCGGCTCCCGCGAGACCGAGATCATCGCGCTCGCCGACGCATTGCCTCCCGAGTTGTCGTACGCCGCGCTGCGCGCACCCCTGACCGAAGGACCCGGGTTCGCCTGGTTCGCCAACCGCGGTATCGGCCGCCCGGTCCCGGAGTCCCTGCGCGCGACCATGGCCTGGTTCAACGCCTGGCTCGACGAGATCGCCCCACCCGGCCGGCCGGTTCTGCTCGTGGGCTTCAGCGGCGGCGCCGCGTTCGCGGGCGGGCTGGTGCTGGACAACCCGGAACGGTTCGCCGGAGCCGCGATCCTTTACGGCACGTTGCCCTTCGACGCGGGGGTGCCCACCACTGCGGCCCGACTGGCCGGGGTGCCGGTGTTCGTCGCCCAGGGCGAGCACGACCACGTCATCCCGCGCGAACTGCTCGACCGCACCTGGCACTACCTGACCGAGGAGTCCGGGGCCCCGACGGTCGCCCGGCGGGACCCCGTGGGGCACGGCATCGCCACCGGCGCGCTGGCCGGCCTGGCCGGCTGGCTCGCGGAGCGTGCCGACCACCTGGCGCCCGGCTGA
- a CDS encoding NADPH-dependent F420 reductase, with the protein MNVAIIGAGNVGSALSKAAVGAGHTVSVSATSPEKAAAVAAETGARPAANNVDAVTDADIVVLAVPGSAVTAVADGLAQAVSGKVVVDATNPLNATFTDLDIEETAAAQTLQRHLPDAPVVKAFNTVFAGRLSSPVEQGVPLHLFHAGDDADAKKTVSEFAASLGFQPIDAGGLRMARALEEMAFLNISLNASQGWSWQSGWALLGPTG; encoded by the coding sequence ATGAATGTCGCGATCATCGGAGCGGGCAACGTGGGCTCCGCCCTCAGCAAGGCCGCAGTCGGCGCCGGGCACACCGTGTCCGTGTCGGCGACCAGCCCGGAGAAGGCCGCCGCGGTGGCGGCGGAAACGGGCGCACGCCCCGCAGCGAACAACGTGGACGCCGTGACCGACGCCGACATCGTGGTGCTGGCCGTACCCGGCAGCGCGGTGACCGCCGTCGCGGACGGGCTGGCGCAGGCGGTGAGCGGCAAGGTGGTCGTCGACGCCACCAACCCGCTGAACGCGACCTTCACCGACCTGGACATCGAGGAGACCGCCGCAGCGCAGACCCTGCAGCGCCACCTGCCGGATGCACCCGTGGTGAAGGCCTTCAACACCGTCTTCGCCGGACGCCTGTCCAGCCCCGTCGAGCAGGGCGTCCCGCTTCACCTCTTCCACGCCGGTGACGACGCGGACGCGAAGAAGACCGTCTCCGAGTTCGCGGCCTCGCTCGGCTTCCAGCCGATCGACGCGGGCGGGCTGCGCATGGCCCGCGCGCTGGAGGAGATGGCCTTCCTGAACATCTCGCTCAATGCGAGCCAGGGCTGGTCCTGGCAGTCCGGTTGGGCGCTGCTCGGCCCGACCGGCTGA
- a CDS encoding MarR family winged helix-turn-helix transcriptional regulator, whose translation MSSATPIDDPLITTFGRLAEAYSRLEQWLGSAMESEAGLPHVWFEVLIRLARSEGEQLMMSSLADQIALTTSGVTRLVDRMQTAGYVERRPCPTDRRVSYAAITTAGHDVLDRAAIVHARNLRKAFGDFTPQDLAALDTALDRVREAAYGLPRQP comes from the coding sequence ATGTCTTCCGCGACTCCCATCGACGACCCCCTGATCACCACGTTCGGCCGCCTGGCAGAGGCCTACAGCCGACTGGAGCAATGGCTCGGATCCGCCATGGAGTCCGAGGCCGGACTGCCCCACGTCTGGTTCGAGGTACTCATCCGACTGGCCCGATCAGAGGGGGAGCAGCTGATGATGAGTTCCCTGGCCGATCAGATCGCGCTCACCACCAGCGGCGTGACCCGACTGGTGGACCGCATGCAGACGGCCGGATACGTCGAGCGGCGCCCGTGCCCCACCGACCGCCGCGTCTCCTACGCGGCCATCACCACCGCCGGGCACGACGTACTCGACCGAGCGGCCATCGTGCACGCCCGCAACCTGCGGAAGGCCTTCGGCGACTTCACCCCACAGGACCTGGCCGCACTGGACACCGCGCTGGACCGCGTCCGGGAGGCGGCATACGGACTGCCCCGGCAGCCATGA
- a CDS encoding ricin-type beta-trefoil lectin domain protein, with protein MTQSLVRKAVAAAAAIGIGVAFAIASAAGASAYQPSSSNLYVSQDSSACNKKPCVLYPKSAQLPSGRIVASFENSKGDPVGQTLPVYKSDDDGTTWQKLTDLQAPAYLSSDSQYAKYTSNWTNPYLYVLPQNVGSLTAGTLLLASVVSGDDYYYKEHKAADSSWTADGDGDRKDVAIALYSSTDDGATWSFQNIIAAGGWSGSRVSNANTYAQSDPVWEPYLVARNGQLVAYYSDEHDYLSYDATTGVPTRDPDDDTATDSYNQILVHKTWSGSSSTSWSSQPVVDVPGTTETLNGKTLIGNGRPGMTTIAQTTDGKWLLTYEYWGGGTNVRYRLADDPLKFYPTSVTDLPITSLPVPSGGHTLSTGGSPVLVTLPDGRILYNANSSGSVWVNESGKSDGTWKEYQTPVTNGYSRNLQYVEGTGRVVILQADFGTGYGPIRYGEVDLGRSTQSAYSTLVNRLTGQVLSPDTGKTQDANLTGNVADLVLKAQSSTDDSQRWHLTTTGSNVTLLNKTGGRSVAIWTGTATAGQKLAQWVDDGATDKQWTLVAATTSGYYKLRSVRNTSLYATGATAGGSVTLASSVDDGSQDWQLVQDPLPTDASFTLKGANSSRCLDVPNGATGVQVQIYDCSGNANQLITQTTAGELRVAGKCLAADGDGTTAGTKLILWTCNGKNSQKWWFRLDGSVINRSNGLAMDVTSWGTANGSKVQLWTALGNATQAWSRN; from the coding sequence ATGACGCAATCCTTGGTACGGAAGGCTGTCGCGGCAGCGGCAGCCATAGGCATCGGCGTGGCATTCGCCATCGCCTCCGCGGCGGGCGCGTCGGCGTATCAGCCGAGCTCGTCGAACTTGTACGTGTCGCAGGACAGCTCCGCGTGCAACAAGAAGCCCTGTGTTCTCTACCCGAAGTCGGCCCAGCTTCCGAGCGGCCGGATCGTGGCATCGTTCGAGAACAGCAAGGGCGACCCGGTGGGACAGACGCTGCCCGTCTACAAGAGTGACGACGACGGCACCACATGGCAGAAGCTGACCGATCTGCAGGCCCCCGCCTACCTGTCCAGCGACTCCCAGTACGCGAAGTACACGAGCAACTGGACGAACCCGTATCTCTACGTACTCCCGCAGAACGTCGGATCTCTGACGGCCGGCACCCTGCTCCTGGCGAGCGTCGTCTCGGGGGACGACTACTACTACAAGGAGCACAAGGCCGCCGACTCCAGCTGGACAGCGGACGGTGACGGCGACCGCAAGGACGTGGCGATCGCCTTGTACTCCAGCACCGACGACGGCGCGACCTGGAGCTTCCAGAACATCATCGCCGCCGGTGGGTGGTCGGGCAGCCGCGTCTCGAACGCCAACACCTACGCGCAGTCCGACCCGGTCTGGGAGCCGTATCTGGTCGCCCGGAACGGCCAGCTCGTCGCCTACTACTCCGACGAGCACGACTACCTCAGCTACGACGCCACCACCGGAGTACCGACCCGCGACCCGGACGACGACACGGCCACGGACTCGTACAACCAGATCCTCGTGCACAAGACCTGGAGCGGCAGCAGCAGTACGTCCTGGAGCAGCCAGCCGGTCGTCGATGTCCCGGGCACGACCGAGACCCTCAACGGAAAGACACTGATCGGCAACGGCCGCCCCGGCATGACCACGATCGCCCAGACCACCGACGGCAAGTGGCTGCTCACCTATGAGTACTGGGGCGGGGGGACGAACGTGAGGTACAGGCTCGCGGACGACCCGCTGAAGTTCTACCCGACCAGCGTGACGGACCTCCCGATCACCAGCCTGCCGGTGCCCTCCGGAGGACACACGCTGTCGACGGGCGGCAGCCCGGTGCTCGTCACGCTGCCGGACGGACGGATCCTCTACAACGCCAACAGCAGCGGCAGCGTCTGGGTGAACGAGTCCGGCAAGAGCGACGGCACCTGGAAGGAGTACCAGACGCCGGTCACCAACGGTTACAGCCGCAATCTCCAGTACGTCGAGGGCACGGGACGCGTCGTCATCCTCCAGGCCGACTTCGGCACGGGATACGGCCCCATTCGCTACGGCGAGGTCGACCTCGGCCGGTCCACCCAGAGCGCCTACAGCACGCTCGTCAACCGCCTGACCGGTCAGGTCCTCAGCCCCGACACCGGCAAGACGCAGGACGCCAACCTCACGGGCAACGTCGCCGACCTCGTCCTGAAGGCCCAGTCCTCCACGGACGACTCGCAGCGCTGGCATCTCACGACCACGGGCAGCAACGTGACGCTGCTCAACAAGACCGGTGGCCGCTCGGTCGCCATCTGGACCGGCACCGCGACGGCCGGGCAGAAACTGGCCCAGTGGGTCGACGACGGAGCCACCGACAAGCAGTGGACCCTGGTCGCGGCGACCACCAGCGGGTACTACAAGCTCCGCTCGGTCCGTAACACCAGCCTGTACGCAACGGGAGCGACCGCGGGCGGCTCCGTCACCCTGGCGTCCTCGGTCGACGACGGCTCACAGGACTGGCAGCTCGTCCAGGACCCCCTGCCGACCGACGCCTCCTTCACCCTGAAGGGTGCCAACTCCAGTCGCTGCCTCGACGTGCCGAACGGCGCGACAGGTGTGCAGGTGCAGATCTACGACTGCTCCGGCAACGCCAACCAGCTCATCACGCAGACCACCGCGGGCGAACTCCGCGTCGCCGGCAAGTGCCTCGCCGCGGACGGTGACGGCACCACCGCCGGCACCAAGCTCATCCTGTGGACCTGCAACGGCAAGAACAGCCAGAAGTGGTGGTTCCGTCTGGACGGATCCGTCATCAACCGCTCCAACGGTCTCGCCATGGACGTCACCAGCTGGGGAACGGCCAACGGATCGAAGGTCCAGCTGTGGACGGCCCTCGGCAACGCCACCCAGGCGTGGAGCCGCAACTAG
- a CDS encoding FadR/GntR family transcriptional regulator, which produces MSLTDKAIARIRELIQTGELPAGSKLPPEQQLAAELGLSRNLMREAVKSLAVARVLEIRRGDGTYVTSLQPGLLLEGLGGAVELLQGNAGTLLDLMEVRRLFEPVATALAATRIREPDLTEVKRHLDAMREARDDVELLNQHDAAFHRAVIAATGNETLLTLLEGISGRTMRARIWRGLVDADAADRTLAEHESIYKALVARDAPLAQAAALLHVSSTEGWLRVHLESEDAEVPQDSTRGAPGDSAMVTSSVAKP; this is translated from the coding sequence ATGTCACTGACCGACAAGGCCATCGCCCGCATCCGGGAACTCATCCAGACCGGTGAGCTTCCCGCCGGCTCCAAGCTGCCGCCCGAGCAGCAGCTCGCCGCCGAACTCGGACTGTCCCGCAACCTCATGCGCGAGGCCGTCAAGTCACTGGCAGTCGCCCGGGTCCTGGAAATCCGGCGCGGCGACGGCACCTACGTGACCAGCCTCCAGCCCGGCCTGCTGCTCGAAGGCCTCGGCGGCGCGGTGGAACTGCTCCAGGGCAACGCGGGCACGCTGCTCGACCTCATGGAGGTACGCCGGCTGTTCGAACCGGTTGCCACCGCCCTGGCGGCCACCCGGATCCGCGAGCCGGACCTGACCGAGGTCAAGCGGCATCTGGACGCCATGCGCGAGGCCCGTGACGACGTGGAACTGCTCAACCAGCACGACGCCGCCTTCCACCGCGCCGTCATCGCCGCCACCGGCAACGAGACCCTGCTGACCCTCCTGGAGGGAATCTCCGGCCGCACCATGCGCGCCCGCATCTGGCGCGGCCTCGTCGACGCCGACGCCGCCGACCGCACCCTCGCCGAACACGAGTCGATCTACAAAGCCCTGGTCGCCCGCGACGCCCCGCTCGCCCAGGCCGCCGCGCTCCTCCACGTCAGCAGCACCGAAGGCTGGCTCCGCGTCCACCTCGAATCCGAAGACGCCGAGGTACCGCAGGACTCGACCCGGGGCGCGCCCGGCGACTCGGCGATGGTGACCTCATCGGTGGCCAAGCCGTAG
- a CDS encoding aldo/keto reductase — MRRRKIANTGLELTELGFGASVIGNLYRETPPQDAAAAVAAAWDAGIRYFDTAPHYGLGLSERRLGEALRDRPRDSFVLSSKAGRLLVGNDHPQGTDPEGFAVPDTLRRQWGFSRDGVLRSIDDTLSRTGLDRLDLVYLHDPDDHWRQAAQEAMPALAELRDQGVIGAIGAGMNQSGMLTRFLRETAADVVMLAGRYTLLDQSALDDVLPAARELGKSVVAVGVFNSGLLSRDRPAAGMKYDYQDAPPELLDRARRLAEVCEEHGTTLPAAAIAFPLTHPSVVNVTVGMRTADQVTRNTELHRRPIPEGLWTALRSEGLVR, encoded by the coding sequence GTGAGACGCCGCAAGATCGCGAACACCGGATTGGAGCTGACCGAACTCGGCTTCGGGGCCTCGGTGATCGGCAACCTGTACCGCGAGACCCCGCCCCAGGACGCCGCGGCGGCGGTGGCGGCCGCCTGGGACGCCGGAATCCGGTACTTCGACACCGCGCCGCACTACGGCCTCGGCCTGTCCGAACGCCGCCTCGGCGAAGCCCTGCGCGACCGGCCCCGCGACTCGTTCGTCCTCTCCTCGAAAGCGGGACGTCTGCTCGTCGGCAACGACCACCCGCAAGGCACGGACCCCGAGGGCTTCGCCGTCCCGGACACCCTGCGCAGGCAGTGGGGCTTCAGCCGGGACGGCGTACTGCGCTCCATCGACGACACCCTCTCCCGCACCGGCCTCGACCGTCTGGACCTGGTCTATCTGCACGACCCCGACGACCACTGGCGGCAGGCCGCGCAGGAGGCCATGCCCGCCCTCGCGGAACTGCGCGACCAGGGAGTCATCGGCGCCATCGGCGCCGGAATGAACCAGTCTGGCATGCTCACCCGGTTCCTGCGCGAGACCGCCGCCGACGTCGTGATGCTGGCCGGCCGCTACACCCTCCTCGACCAGTCCGCCCTCGACGACGTCCTGCCCGCCGCGCGGGAACTCGGCAAGAGCGTGGTGGCCGTCGGCGTGTTCAACTCAGGGCTGCTCTCCCGCGACCGGCCCGCCGCGGGGATGAAGTACGACTACCAGGACGCCCCGCCGGAACTCCTCGACCGGGCCCGGCGCCTGGCCGAGGTGTGCGAGGAGCACGGCACGACGCTTCCCGCCGCCGCGATCGCCTTCCCCCTCACCCACCCCAGCGTCGTCAACGTCACCGTCGGCATGCGGACCGCCGACCAGGTCACCCGCAACACCGAGCTGCACCGGCGGCCGATACCCGAAGGGCTCTGGACCGCCCTGCGCTCCGAAGGGCTGGTGCGTTAG
- a CDS encoding sugar kinase — protein sequence MTGFDVVALGEVMLRFDPGEGRIRTARTFQVWEGGGEYNVVRGLRRCFGLRTAVVTALVDNPVGRLAEDLILQGGVDTSLIRWTADDGIGRSARNGLNFVERGFGIRGALGTSDRANTAVSQLHPGQIDWDAVFAKGVRWFHTGGIFAALSDNTAEVADEAMAAARRHGVRVSYDPNYRPSLWAGRGGPERARETDLRLARHADVVVGALGLAGKGPDAGRLTADEVPDALAAVAALLPGAQVLATTLREVPSAGVNDWSSAAWSAQTGFRTGPRMPGVHVLDRIGSGDAFAAGLVYGLLTSGDLDLALAYGTAHGALAMTTPGDVSMASLTEVEALMAGGSAHVRR from the coding sequence GTGACCGGCTTCGACGTGGTGGCGCTGGGCGAGGTGATGCTCCGCTTCGACCCCGGCGAGGGCCGCATCCGCACCGCCCGCACCTTCCAGGTCTGGGAGGGCGGCGGCGAGTACAACGTCGTACGCGGCCTGCGCCGCTGCTTCGGGCTGCGCACCGCCGTCGTCACCGCCCTGGTCGACAACCCGGTGGGCCGGCTGGCGGAGGACCTCATCCTCCAGGGCGGCGTCGACACCTCTCTCATCCGCTGGACGGCCGACGACGGCATCGGCCGCTCCGCCCGCAACGGCCTGAACTTCGTCGAACGCGGCTTCGGCATCCGCGGCGCCCTCGGGACCAGCGACCGCGCCAACACCGCCGTCTCCCAACTGCACCCCGGGCAGATCGACTGGGACGCGGTCTTCGCGAAAGGCGTGCGCTGGTTCCACACCGGCGGCATCTTCGCCGCCCTGTCCGACAACACCGCCGAAGTCGCGGACGAGGCGATGGCGGCGGCCCGGCGGCACGGCGTGAGGGTCTCCTACGACCCCAACTACCGGCCCAGCCTGTGGGCCGGGCGCGGCGGCCCCGAGCGGGCCCGCGAGACCGACCTGCGCCTCGCCCGGCACGCGGACGTCGTGGTGGGCGCCCTGGGCCTGGCAGGCAAGGGCCCGGACGCCGGACGCCTCACCGCCGACGAGGTCCCGGACGCGCTGGCGGCCGTCGCAGCACTGCTGCCCGGCGCCCAGGTGCTGGCGACGACCCTGCGCGAGGTGCCCTCGGCCGGGGTCAACGACTGGTCCTCGGCAGCCTGGTCCGCGCAGACCGGATTCCGTACCGGCCCCCGGATGCCCGGCGTGCACGTCCTGGACCGCATCGGCTCCGGCGACGCCTTCGCCGCCGGACTGGTCTACGGACTGCTCACCAGCGGCGACCTGGACCTGGCCCTCGCCTACGGCACCGCCCACGGCGCCCTGGCCATGACCACACCGGGGGACGTCTCCATGGCCTCCCTCACCGAAGTGGAAGCCCTGATGGCGGGCGGTTCGGCACACGTCAGACGCTGA
- a CDS encoding bifunctional 4-hydroxy-2-oxoglutarate aldolase/2-dehydro-3-deoxy-phosphogluconate aldolase, protein MTTDVASVLHGTRIMPVLVVASPAMAAPLADALADGGARCAEVTFRTDAAEQVLKTMAAHGGLSVGAGTVLTSEQAERAVDAGAQFVVSPGFDADVVRRCRELGVPVVPGVATATELQRALRAGCDTVKLFPAEQLGGARMLAALAAPFPGARFIPTGGIGPAQLPGYLAQPSVLAVGGSWIATAAGLAAGDYAGIRRLTAEALSAGAL, encoded by the coding sequence ATGACCACCGACGTCGCGTCCGTACTGCACGGCACACGGATCATGCCCGTCCTGGTCGTCGCCTCCCCCGCCATGGCCGCCCCGCTCGCCGACGCACTCGCCGACGGCGGCGCCCGCTGCGCCGAGGTCACCTTCCGTACGGACGCGGCGGAGCAGGTACTGAAGACCATGGCGGCGCACGGCGGGCTGTCCGTCGGCGCCGGGACCGTACTCACCTCGGAGCAGGCCGAACGGGCCGTGGACGCCGGAGCCCAGTTCGTGGTCTCTCCCGGCTTCGATGCCGACGTGGTCCGCCGATGCCGGGAACTGGGCGTCCCGGTGGTGCCCGGCGTCGCCACCGCCACCGAACTGCAGCGGGCCCTGCGTGCGGGCTGCGACACGGTGAAGCTGTTCCCGGCCGAGCAGCTCGGCGGGGCGCGGATGCTCGCGGCGCTGGCTGCGCCCTTCCCCGGAGCGCGGTTCATCCCGACCGGCGGGATCGGCCCCGCACAACTGCCGGGGTATCTCGCCCAGCCGTCGGTCCTCGCCGTCGGCGGCAGCTGGATCGCCACAGCGGCCGGGCTGGCAGCCGGCGACTACGCGGGAATCCGGCGGCTCACCGCCGAAGCCCTGTCGGCCGGTGCCCTGTGA